The Latilactobacillus sakei subsp. sakei DSM 20017 = JCM 1157 genome includes a window with the following:
- a CDS encoding SLC13 family permease, translated as MKNIALNIRDFFLDDKLLLAATIAAIVTSFFNRPHLSYVNFHVIVSVFCIMTLVQVYQRLHVLDYFARELIIKSHSKRALMQMLLALTFVGAMFLTNDMTVLTFVPLFILIARQLDFSPILPVTLITISANLGSSLTPFGSPHNIFLVSFYHMTIRHFFEYSIPVLIVSIIMLTATTFLFPKEPIKLHGLHPVEVEKGPLWYFVPLTVVVFLAVFSLIPLWVTPILVIIAILVFDPKLFKTVDYGLLLTFFCFFIAVGNLSHIPTIATFMRSLVGTAKQTYLTGLISCQLIANVPTEILLSSFTNHSHAMFLAINIGGVGTMFASLANLIAYKRFKKGWGKDIGKFLVVFTGMNFLFLIILGTFGYFLI; from the coding sequence ATGAAAAACATTGCTTTGAACATCCGAGATTTTTTCTTAGATGACAAATTACTTCTCGCCGCAACGATTGCAGCTATTGTCACCTCATTTTTCAATCGCCCCCATCTTAGTTACGTTAATTTTCACGTGATCGTCAGTGTCTTTTGTATTATGACACTCGTCCAAGTTTATCAACGACTACATGTGCTCGATTACTTCGCACGGGAACTGATTATTAAGAGTCATTCCAAACGTGCTTTAATGCAGATGCTCTTGGCATTGACCTTTGTTGGGGCAATGTTTCTAACCAATGATATGACGGTCTTAACTTTTGTACCGTTGTTCATCCTAATTGCGCGGCAACTTGATTTTTCACCGATTTTACCTGTCACGTTAATCACGATTTCGGCTAATCTCGGTTCATCCCTCACACCATTTGGGAGCCCGCACAATATTTTCCTCGTATCGTTCTACCATATGACGATTCGCCATTTCTTTGAATATTCAATCCCGGTCTTAATTGTTAGTATCATTATGTTGACCGCCACAACGTTTCTTTTTCCAAAGGAACCCATCAAACTCCATGGTCTCCATCCAGTTGAAGTTGAAAAAGGGCCTTTATGGTATTTCGTCCCCCTCACAGTGGTTGTTTTCTTAGCAGTCTTCTCATTGATTCCATTATGGGTCACACCTATCTTGGTCATCATTGCGATTTTAGTATTTGATCCGAAGCTTTTCAAAACAGTCGATTATGGTTTATTGTTAACTTTCTTCTGCTTCTTCATCGCAGTTGGTAACTTAAGCCACATCCCAACAATCGCCACTTTCATGCGTTCACTTGTTGGTACTGCTAAACAAACCTATCTTACAGGCCTCATTAGTTGTCAATTAATCGCTAATGTCCCAACTGAAATTTTACTATCAAGCTTCACCAACCACAGTCACGCAATGTTCTTAGCCATCAACATCGGTGGGGTCGGCACAATGTTCGCCTCACTTGCTAACTTAATTGCTTACAAACGTTTCAAAAAAGGCTGGGGTAAAGATATTGGTAAATTCTTAGTCGTCTTTACTGGTATGAACTTCTTGTTCTTAATCATCTTAGGAACATTTGGCTACTTCTTAATCTAA
- a CDS encoding ABC-F family ATP-binding cassette domain-containing protein, translating into MSILKVEGLSQQFLDKQLYDDAGFQVNKGEHMGITGQNGVGKSTLINILTGAILPDEGKVTWQKNIKIGYLDQYAKLAPGLSIFEFLKTAFADLYAQEERMSQYYADYATSLDDQLLEKAGAIQELLEAKNFYEIDTRVMQVATGLGIDALGMDHDVSQLSGGQRSKIILAKLLLEEPDMLLLDEPTNYLDTNHIDWLSDYLNNFEGAFITISHDYDFLERVTTCIADIEFGKITKYTGTLQQAFRQKADNQASYMKAYENQQKKIEKTKAYIRKYKAGSRSTIAKSREKQLAHMDILTPPSNRVKANFRFPYHVTASQILLTTNDLEIGYENALLPALNFSIGRDQKVVLKGFNGIGKSTLIKTIIKEIPAISGDFEIASTVKFGYFKQDLKWPNNMATPLQYLQGEYPEQKQKELRQVLSRTGLTAEEAMKPLKQLSGGEQSKVKIAELLLTSSNFLLLDEPTNHLDDDTKNALRKAIQEFEGGVLLVTHEEDFYQGDWIDKVLDVESLIKS; encoded by the coding sequence ATGAGTATTTTAAAAGTCGAAGGACTAAGTCAACAATTTTTAGACAAACAACTTTATGATGATGCCGGGTTCCAAGTCAATAAAGGCGAACACATGGGGATTACTGGCCAAAATGGGGTCGGTAAAAGTACCTTGATTAATATTTTAACAGGCGCTATTTTACCAGATGAGGGTAAAGTAACCTGGCAAAAGAACATTAAGATTGGTTATTTGGATCAATATGCCAAATTAGCGCCAGGCCTATCCATTTTTGAATTCTTAAAAACGGCCTTTGCGGATTTGTATGCTCAGGAAGAACGAATGAGTCAATACTACGCCGACTACGCAACGAGTTTAGATGACCAACTACTCGAAAAAGCGGGGGCAATTCAAGAACTTCTTGAAGCTAAAAACTTCTATGAAATTGATACGCGGGTTATGCAAGTTGCGACTGGTTTAGGGATTGATGCGCTAGGGATGGACCATGACGTTTCACAACTTAGTGGGGGTCAGCGGTCGAAGATTATTTTAGCGAAGTTACTATTAGAAGAACCGGATATGTTGTTATTGGATGAACCAACCAATTATTTGGATACCAATCATATCGATTGGCTCAGTGATTATTTGAATAACTTCGAAGGGGCCTTCATTACAATCTCCCATGATTATGATTTCTTGGAACGGGTAACAACCTGTATTGCCGACATCGAATTTGGGAAGATTACCAAATATACCGGAACGCTCCAACAGGCTTTCCGCCAAAAAGCCGATAACCAAGCTAGCTATATGAAGGCTTATGAGAATCAACAAAAGAAAATTGAAAAGACAAAGGCTTATATCCGTAAGTATAAAGCTGGTTCACGGTCAACAATTGCCAAGAGTCGTGAAAAGCAATTAGCTCATATGGATATTTTGACACCCCCAAGTAATCGCGTGAAGGCTAACTTCCGTTTCCCATACCACGTAACAGCCAGTCAGATTCTATTGACGACCAATGATCTAGAGATTGGTTACGAAAATGCGTTATTGCCAGCCTTAAACTTCTCAATTGGTCGGGATCAAAAAGTGGTGCTCAAAGGGTTTAATGGGATTGGTAAGTCGACATTGATTAAAACCATCATTAAAGAAATTCCAGCAATTAGCGGTGATTTTGAAATTGCTAGCACGGTGAAGTTTGGTTACTTCAAGCAGGACTTAAAGTGGCCTAACAATATGGCAACCCCACTCCAATATTTACAGGGCGAATATCCAGAACAAAAGCAAAAGGAACTTCGCCAAGTATTATCCCGGACAGGACTAACTGCTGAAGAAGCGATGAAGCCGTTGAAACAACTCAGCGGTGGCGAGCAATCAAAGGTTAAAATTGCCGAATTGCTCCTAACCTCAAGTAACTTCCTTCTATTAGATGAACCAACGAACCATTTAGACGATGATACGAAGAACGCATTGCGCAAAGCCATCCAAGAATTTGAGGGTGGCGTCTTGCTAGTGACCCATGAAGAGGACTTTTACCAAGGCGATTGGATCGATAAAGTGTTAGATGTTGAGTCCTTGATTAAATCTTGA
- a CDS encoding bifunctional aspartate transaminase/aspartate 4-decarboxylase: MDKIDVTKLTQMSNFEVAALFYKYALTNSRGLRAINVGRGNPNWINTQARFAFNRIVEFGMKESLQTINLDDGNLAGYTDQTGIAECFNQFLDGDNPVDAFLKQALAYTRDVMHINQDELVFEWVDGVIGNHYPEPSRSLVNVEKILNRYLEVNLYRGEHLSDKTKVFPTEGGTAAMVYLFNELKVSHILEAGDTIAINTPIFTPYLQIPELNEFKLQEFNVSSDESDDWQLVDHKFEELKDPNVKAFFVVNPTNPTSRAFSDHALDKLKEVVEANPNLVIITDDVYGTFVDDFKTIYSVVPHNTLLVYSFSKLYGATGQRIGLIAMHDDNIFDKLIEEMTAEDPVIREAFRKRYSYVTNKPHEMSFIDRTVADSRNIGLYHAAGLSTPQQITMALFSLTNLIYEGREDPYVTASKEIVSHRYKAFWESLGLVVKTTEENAEYYTVFSIYKLAESKYSKDFRAYLEQNCNHLAFEWRLAAEYGVVVMDGAGMGTKAGYLRISLANRPDKDYETVGGRISDLLASYYTEYLQSKAQ; encoded by the coding sequence ATGGATAAAATTGATGTAACAAAATTAACCCAGATGTCGAACTTTGAAGTCGCAGCACTCTTTTATAAATATGCACTGACAAACAGTCGCGGTTTACGGGCGATTAATGTCGGGCGCGGCAATCCGAATTGGATTAATACACAAGCAAGATTTGCCTTTAATCGGATTGTTGAATTTGGGATGAAAGAATCCTTACAAACAATTAACTTAGACGATGGCAATCTTGCTGGCTACACCGATCAAACAGGTATCGCGGAATGCTTCAATCAGTTCTTAGATGGTGATAATCCGGTGGATGCTTTTTTGAAGCAGGCTTTGGCTTATACCCGAGACGTCATGCATATCAATCAAGATGAACTTGTCTTTGAATGGGTCGATGGCGTTATTGGCAACCATTATCCAGAACCATCACGCAGCTTAGTGAATGTTGAAAAGATTTTAAATCGGTATCTAGAAGTAAATCTCTATCGCGGTGAACATCTATCAGACAAGACAAAGGTCTTTCCAACTGAAGGTGGGACAGCTGCGATGGTCTATCTTTTTAATGAACTAAAGGTCAGCCATATTTTAGAGGCGGGTGATACGATTGCGATTAATACGCCAATCTTTACACCGTACTTGCAGATTCCAGAACTAAATGAATTTAAACTACAAGAGTTTAACGTTAGTTCTGATGAATCTGATGACTGGCAATTGGTCGATCATAAATTTGAAGAGTTGAAGGATCCAAATGTTAAAGCCTTTTTCGTGGTGAACCCAACCAACCCAACCTCTAGAGCTTTTAGTGACCATGCGCTAGATAAGTTGAAGGAAGTTGTTGAAGCCAATCCGAACCTCGTGATTATTACGGATGATGTTTATGGGACGTTTGTCGATGATTTTAAAACCATCTATTCAGTTGTGCCACATAATACATTGTTAGTGTACTCATTCTCTAAATTATACGGGGCAACCGGTCAACGGATTGGTTTAATCGCAATGCACGACGATAACATTTTCGATAAGTTGATTGAAGAAATGACAGCAGAAGATCCTGTTATTAGAGAAGCTTTCCGGAAACGGTATTCGTACGTCACAAATAAGCCACATGAAATGAGTTTTATCGATCGAACGGTAGCGGATAGTCGAAACATCGGGTTATACCATGCAGCTGGCTTATCAACACCACAACAGATCACAATGGCGCTTTTTAGTTTGACGAACCTGATTTACGAAGGCAGAGAAGATCCGTATGTGACAGCATCTAAGGAAATTGTAAGTCATCGATATAAGGCCTTTTGGGAATCGCTTGGGTTAGTCGTTAAGACAACCGAAGAAAATGCGGAATACTACACTGTTTTTAGTATCTATAAGTTAGCAGAGTCGAAATACTCTAAAGATTTCAGAGCTTACTTGGAACAAAACTGTAATCATTTAGCATTTGAATGGCGACTCGCAGCGGAATATGGGGTTGTTGTAATGGATGGTGCTGGGATGGGAACCAAGGCGGGGTATTTAAGAATCTCACTTGCTAACCGTCCAGATAAGGACTATGAAACAGTCGGCGGTCGGATTTCTGACTTACTGGCAAGCTACTATACTGAATACTTGCAATCTAAAGCACAATAA
- a CDS encoding GNAT family N-acetyltransferase: protein MIEKRVLSATDEPAFYDLTQYAFNKPDSEQRRLFFQKLYQNSVGFGVFDQGHLKSSLLATPFDVNFKGQTFKMSGIGYVASYPEFSGQGGISDLMHLAFERMQADGVTLSYLAPFSYPFYRRFGYEQAFEQTCYQIKTANLPRLKFAPDQGYVERLSLSAAVPLISAFQQQHPHNQVGGIQRAAWWWQYNCLKHTDWEVAVYTDGDQQVAGYVIYSRQATTLEIQELLTSTVASQEQLVKFIFKHQSAYQTIRYESGLTTNLGDLLPDPTIVETTTVPYMMARIVSLADFLARYPYEVADLEAVKIAVSDDFLPENSGVWQLSLHAGQPTVTKLASQTADITVTIQQLTKAMMGYRTLASQAHYGQVSGDAVKIAQLSAAFNQTQPMLWDYF, encoded by the coding sequence ATGATTGAAAAGAGAGTACTCTCGGCAACCGATGAACCAGCATTTTATGACCTCACCCAATACGCCTTTAATAAACCGGATAGTGAGCAACGGCGGTTATTCTTCCAAAAACTGTATCAGAACAGTGTCGGTTTTGGTGTTTTTGATCAGGGTCATTTGAAGAGTAGTTTATTAGCGACGCCGTTTGATGTTAATTTCAAAGGGCAAACATTTAAGATGAGTGGCATTGGTTATGTTGCCAGTTACCCAGAATTTTCGGGCCAAGGTGGCATCTCTGATTTAATGCACTTAGCCTTTGAACGGATGCAAGCAGATGGGGTTACACTATCTTATTTAGCACCTTTTTCGTATCCTTTTTATCGTCGTTTTGGTTATGAACAAGCTTTCGAGCAAACCTGTTATCAGATTAAAACGGCGAACTTGCCACGTCTTAAATTTGCGCCAGATCAGGGGTACGTTGAACGGTTATCGTTAAGCGCAGCCGTGCCGTTGATCAGTGCCTTCCAACAGCAACATCCGCATAACCAGGTCGGCGGTATCCAACGGGCCGCGTGGTGGTGGCAGTATAATTGTTTGAAGCATACTGATTGGGAAGTAGCCGTTTATACTGACGGCGACCAACAAGTAGCAGGCTATGTGATTTATAGCCGTCAGGCGACAACTCTAGAGATTCAAGAGTTATTGACATCAACGGTTGCCAGTCAGGAACAACTTGTTAAGTTTATTTTCAAACACCAATCGGCCTATCAAACCATTCGCTATGAGAGTGGTTTAACAACTAACTTGGGTGATTTATTACCGGATCCGACAATTGTTGAAACAACAACGGTACCTTATATGATGGCGCGGATTGTGTCGTTGGCTGATTTCTTAGCACGTTATCCGTATGAAGTAGCGGACCTTGAGGCAGTGAAGATTGCTGTTAGTGATGACTTTTTACCCGAGAATAGTGGTGTTTGGCAATTGAGTTTACACGCGGGCCAACCGACGGTAACGAAATTGGCGAGCCAAACGGCGGATATCACAGTAACCATTCAGCAGCTCACCAAGGCAATGATGGGTTACCGCACACTGGCATCGCAAGCGCATTACGGTCAGGTCAGTGGTGATGCGGTCAAAATTGCTCAATTAAGCGCGGCCTTCAATCAGACGCAACCGATGTTGTGGGACTATTTTTAA